CGCTGGTCGCGGCCGACTACGTGGTCGTCCCGTTGACGTCGGACCTGTACTCCCTTCAAGGACTGCGGAGCCTCGGGCCTACCCTCCGTGGCTGGAGGGGCCAATGGGCGGAGCGGCACGCTCAGAATCCGGTGGAGGACCTGGCCCTACCGGATGGGGCAATGGGGCCGATCGGCTACGTGGTCATGCAGCAGGCGATCCGCCACGATCGTCCGGTCCTGGCCTACCAGCGGTGGGCCGATCGTATCCCTGGCGTCTACTCGAAGGAGGTCTGCGGCCGAGATCCGCAGTCTGCCATGACCGTGAGTGAGGACCCGAACTGCCTGGCCATCCTCAAGCACTACCGGAGCCTCATGCCGATGGCGCAGGAGGCGCGCAAGCCGATGTTCGCGCTGGAGCCGGCAGACGGAGCCATCGGTGGGCACACCCGGGCCGTTCGGACTTGCTACAGGGACTTCCGAGTGCTTGCGGAGAACATCCTCGAGAGGATGGGTAGCGAGTAGCCGGAGGGACGGTCGCGGGCGGGCTCAGGTTTGGGTGCCGGAAGCAGGCAACTATGCTCGCCGGCATGACCCACCCCGCCCGATCCATCACGGTCAGCGACGGCACTCGTATCTCCTATCACGAGGTCGGCTCGGGCGACCCGGCCATCATCTTCATCCATGGCGCCTACAGCAACCGGCGTGGCTTCGGCAACCAGGAGGCATACTTCTCTCCGAACCATCGTTGTGTGGCGGTGGACCTGCGCGGTCACGGCGACAGCGACAAACCGGACCAGCCGCTCACGATGGAGCAGCATGGGCACGACGTGGCCGAACTCATCCGGCAGCTGGGGCTCGAGAAGCCGGTTCTGGTCGGCCAGAGCATGGGCGGCCAGGTGGTCATCTCGGTGGCCGCCTTCTACCCGGATCGGATAACGGCGGTGGCCAGCTTGGACTCGCCCTCCAACATTCCCGGCTGGCACCAGCGGTTCCACGGCCCCTACGACCACCTGATGACCGAGGACGGACCCTTCCGGGAGACGCTGATCGCCTTCCTGAGCGCCGCCTACCTGCCGACCGACCACCCCTCCCGGCTCGGGCAGATGGCTGAGCGCCTGGCCGAGGTCCCCGACCACGTGATCCTCAACAGCTGGGCCGGCAAGGTGGACTACGACCCCACGGACATACTCCGGGCGGTCCGTTGCCCCTACCTGTACATCGACTGCGGTCAGCCCGACATCGACTTGGATCTGCTGCGCGAGCTCTGCCCGCAGGTGGTGATCGGCAAGACGGTGGGAGCCGGGCACAAGGCTCTTCAGGATGTGCCGGATCAGATCAACGCCATGCTGAACCGCTTCATCCAGCATGCCGACGGGATCGCGGAGGAGATGGTCCGTACCGGGGGAGTCTTCCGGTACAACTTCCCCGAGGTCTGATCCACAACCCGGCTCACCCCGTCCAGGACCTCGCGGCCGGTCCGGGACGCCGGCCAGTGCATGGCAAGAGGGGCTGGCCAGGAAGGCTAACCTCCGGGCATGACTACCCAGACCATCACCACCCCGGACGGCGTCCGGATCGCCTACCACGAACTCGGCTCGGGCGACCCGGCCATCATCTTCATCCATGGCGGCTTCGG
This bacterium DNA region includes the following protein-coding sequences:
- a CDS encoding ParA family protein, yielding MRIVAFFNNKGGVGKTSLVYHLAWMYSGIGRNVVAADLDPQANLTAMFIDDHSLEPLWDQDRGTIHGAIEPLLEGTGDIGSPHLVERSVGLHLVVGDPRLAAAEDEISRQWTGCLDRRPRAFRVVSALWRALRRAATDVEADLVLVDVGPNLGALNRSALVAADYVVVPLTSDLYSLQGLRSLGPTLRGWRGQWAERHAQNPVEDLALPDGAMGPIGYVVMQQAIRHDRPVLAYQRWADRIPGVYSKEVCGRDPQSAMTVSEDPNCLAILKHYRSLMPMAQEARKPMFALEPADGAIGGHTRAVRTCYRDFRVLAENILERMGSE
- a CDS encoding alpha/beta hydrolase, yielding MLAGMTHPARSITVSDGTRISYHEVGSGDPAIIFIHGAYSNRRGFGNQEAYFSPNHRCVAVDLRGHGDSDKPDQPLTMEQHGHDVAELIRQLGLEKPVLVGQSMGGQVVISVAAFYPDRITAVASLDSPSNIPGWHQRFHGPYDHLMTEDGPFRETLIAFLSAAYLPTDHPSRLGQMAERLAEVPDHVILNSWAGKVDYDPTDILRAVRCPYLYIDCGQPDIDLDLLRELCPQVVIGKTVGAGHKALQDVPDQINAMLNRFIQHADGIAEEMVRTGGVFRYNFPEV